The Nitrospira sp. KM1 genome includes a window with the following:
- a CDS encoding ferredoxin--NADP reductase gives MAEPTQTAIVLSSIELTSHVRQLVLLQKESPLSFQAGQWISLKLPVGTRPPLNRAYSMAVPGTESGELTLVFDRVDGGIGSEYLCRLKAGDEVIFSGPHGHFVLPTTLDKELVFVARYTGLVPIRCMLKILFAKTPPLSVLVIAVGPREDELLFHQELLTLAMTHSRFRYLPLVAAGGEQQAVDLTLTMLQPLIEGAPKVIPMLCGTKAFVRPLRAFFVDAGYERKEVKTETYD, from the coding sequence ATGGCGGAACCTACGCAAACAGCCATCGTGCTCTCCTCTATTGAACTCACCTCTCACGTCCGCCAGCTTGTTCTACTACAAAAAGAGTCCCCCCTGTCATTCCAAGCCGGGCAATGGATCTCGCTCAAACTACCGGTCGGGACAAGGCCTCCTCTGAATCGAGCATACTCAATGGCGGTGCCTGGTACTGAATCCGGCGAACTGACCCTGGTGTTCGATCGGGTGGACGGAGGTATCGGGTCAGAGTACCTCTGCCGACTGAAGGCAGGGGATGAGGTGATCTTTTCCGGTCCCCACGGCCACTTTGTCCTTCCCACGACTCTTGATAAGGAATTGGTCTTTGTTGCCCGATATACCGGACTCGTCCCCATCCGTTGCATGCTGAAAATCTTGTTCGCGAAAACCCCGCCTCTCTCCGTGCTGGTGATCGCCGTCGGTCCCCGGGAAGACGAATTACTGTTCCATCAGGAATTGTTGACTCTTGCGATGACGCATTCCAGGTTCCGTTATCTGCCACTCGTGGCAGCCGGGGGAGAACAACAGGCAGTCGACCTGACGTTGACTATGCTGCAGCCTCTCATTGAGGGTGCTCCGAAAGTCATTCCCATGCTTTGCGGGACAAAGGCTTTCGTGCGACCGTTGCGGGCCTTTTTTGTCGATGCAGGCTACGAGCGGAAGGAGGTCAAGACGGAAACCTACGATTAG
- a CDS encoding 2Fe-2S iron-sulfur cluster-binding protein, with protein sequence MGGTNPYIEKATCELPKKSYTITYVRPDGTITKVQVDPAKIPYGPTGLPGSILDVAMANGVDLEHVCGGVCACSTCHVIVKQGLDTCNEGTDDEFDQLDEAPMTTLQSRLGCQCVPNGAKDIVVEIPAVNKNLVKEGHQ encoded by the coding sequence ATGGGAGGGACGAATCCCTATATCGAGAAGGCCACGTGTGAACTACCTAAAAAATCATACACCATCACGTACGTTAGGCCTGATGGCACAATCACTAAAGTCCAGGTAGATCCTGCGAAAATACCTTATGGCCCTACCGGGTTACCCGGCAGCATTTTGGATGTGGCCATGGCGAACGGCGTGGATTTAGAACACGTGTGCGGGGGAGTCTGCGCTTGCTCGACATGTCATGTCATTGTCAAGCAAGGGCTAGACACCTGCAATGAAGGGACAGATGACGAATTCGACCAATTAGATGAAGCTCCGATGACTACCCTGCAATCACGTCTAGGATGCCAATGCGTACCTAACGGCGCCAAAGATATCGTCGTGGAAATACCTGCGGTGAACAAAAATCTGGTGAAGGAGGGGCACCAATAA
- a CDS encoding Rrf2 family transcriptional regulator, with the protein MLKISKKCDYALMALQHIASVQHGDVAPGRVVNTKEIAEEYNIPQELLAKVLQTLSKHGMIESHNGPKGGYLLARHADQITIAQILESIEGPLGLTDCSHEKEGEFCMQREHCNIRTPLLKVQDSIYQLLNNMTLQDMLGGTPLISIQSTTAQGVEP; encoded by the coding sequence ATGTTGAAGATTTCAAAGAAATGCGATTACGCCCTTATGGCTTTACAGCATATCGCTTCAGTCCAGCACGGCGATGTGGCTCCTGGGCGAGTCGTGAACACGAAGGAAATCGCAGAAGAATACAACATTCCTCAGGAACTGTTGGCAAAGGTCCTCCAGACCTTGTCCAAGCATGGAATGATTGAAAGCCATAATGGACCCAAAGGCGGGTACTTACTGGCGCGGCATGCCGATCAGATTACCATCGCGCAAATTTTGGAAAGCATCGAAGGTCCTCTTGGACTTACCGATTGTTCGCATGAAAAAGAAGGAGAGTTTTGTATGCAGCGGGAACATTGCAACATCCGCACGCCGCTGCTGAAGGTGCAGGATAGTATTTATCAATTGCTGAATAATATGACGCTTCAGGACATGCTGGGCGGGACACCCTTAATTTCGATCCAATCGACTACAGCGCAAGGAGTTGAACCATGA
- a CDS encoding IscS subfamily cysteine desulfurase has translation MKLPIFLDNHSTTPMDPRVLETMLPYFTEKFGNAASRNHAFGWAAEEAVDQARKQIAKLIKADAKEIIFTSGATEADNLALKGVLEMYKEKGNHIITATTEHRAVLDTAKSLEAKGLATATYLTVDKLGMVNPEDVRNAITDKTVLISIMLANNEIGTINPIKEIGKIAKEKGVLFHCDATQGVGKIPVDVQEMGIDLMSFSAHKIYGPKGIGALYVRKKNPRVRIAAQMDGGGHERGMRSGTLAVPLIVGFGKACEICAQEMAAETTRLSALRDRLQKGIMAALEETYLNGHPTLRLPGNLNISFAYVEGESLLMGMKDIALSSGSACTSATLEPSYVLRALGVGTELAHSSIRFGLGRFNTEQEIDYTIKKVIEVVTKLREMSPLYEMAKEGVDLKSVQWAAH, from the coding sequence ATGAAGCTTCCGATTTTTCTCGATAACCATTCGACCACTCCGATGGACCCGCGTGTCCTAGAGACTATGTTGCCTTACTTCACTGAGAAATTCGGGAACGCGGCCAGCCGCAACCACGCGTTTGGCTGGGCTGCGGAAGAAGCCGTCGATCAGGCTCGTAAGCAGATCGCCAAGCTCATTAAGGCCGATGCCAAAGAAATCATCTTCACCAGCGGCGCCACCGAAGCGGATAACTTGGCTTTGAAAGGCGTGTTGGAGATGTACAAGGAAAAGGGCAACCACATCATCACGGCAACGACTGAGCATCGAGCGGTATTGGATACCGCCAAGTCGCTCGAGGCCAAGGGACTGGCTACGGCAACCTATTTAACGGTCGACAAGCTGGGAATGGTCAATCCTGAGGACGTAAGAAACGCCATTACGGACAAGACCGTTTTGATCTCCATTATGTTGGCCAATAATGAAATCGGTACGATCAACCCCATTAAGGAGATCGGCAAGATTGCCAAGGAAAAGGGTGTGCTTTTCCACTGTGACGCGACCCAGGGGGTGGGGAAGATTCCGGTGGACGTGCAAGAGATGGGCATCGACCTCATGTCCTTTTCTGCGCATAAAATTTATGGTCCAAAGGGCATTGGGGCTTTATATGTGAGAAAAAAGAATCCCCGCGTCAGGATTGCGGCTCAAATGGATGGAGGAGGCCACGAACGAGGCATGCGCTCGGGAACGCTCGCCGTCCCATTGATTGTCGGTTTTGGAAAGGCCTGCGAAATCTGTGCGCAAGAAATGGCCGCAGAGACTACTCGATTGAGCGCCCTCCGGGATCGTCTGCAAAAGGGGATTATGGCTGCGTTGGAAGAGACCTACTTAAATGGCCATCCGACACTCCGATTGCCTGGCAACTTGAATATTTCCTTTGCTTACGTCGAAGGAGAATCTCTCTTGATGGGCATGAAAGATATTGCCCTGTCTTCCGGTTCGGCCTGTACATCGGCCACATTGGAGCCATCTTATGTCCTCAGGGCACTGGGTGTGGGCACCGAGCTGGCCCATTCGTCCATTCGCTTTGGCCTGGGTCGTTTCAATACGGAACAAGAGATTGATTACACGATAAAGAAGGTTATTGAAGTAGTGACGAAGTTGCGTGAGATGTCGCCGCTCTATGAAATGGCAAAAGAAGGCGTCGATTTAAAATCGGTTCAGTGGGCTGCTCACTGA
- the iscU gene encoding Fe-S cluster assembly scaffold IscU, with the protein MAYSDKVVDHFNNPRNMGSFKKDEEGIGTGMVGAPECGDVMKLQIKVQNDTIVDAKFKTFGCGSAIASSSLATEWLKGKTIDEAQKIKNTDIVQELNLPPVKIHCSVLAEDAIKAALADYQKKTDTK; encoded by the coding sequence ATGGCCTACAGTGACAAAGTGGTCGATCATTTCAATAACCCGCGCAACATGGGGTCCTTCAAAAAGGACGAAGAAGGCATTGGCACAGGTATGGTCGGTGCACCGGAGTGCGGAGACGTCATGAAGCTGCAGATCAAGGTGCAGAACGATACGATCGTCGATGCCAAGTTCAAAACGTTCGGATGCGGATCCGCCATTGCCAGCTCGAGCCTGGCCACCGAATGGCTGAAAGGGAAGACTATCGACGAAGCCCAGAAGATCAAGAATACCGACATCGTGCAGGAATTGAACCTGCCGCCTGTCAAGATTCACTGTTCCGTTCTGGCTGAGGATGCTATCAAAGCCGCATTGGCCGATTATCAAAAAAAGACAGATACCAAGTAA
- a CDS encoding iron-sulfur cluster assembly accessory protein → MDTTSTQTPAPVITLTDAALKEVKRLINVQGLTEGGLRLGVKGGGCSGLSYTINFDEKIGPHDQVFDFDGVKVIVDVKSAIYLQGTQLDYHKDLMGGNFKFVNPNANKTCGCGESFSA, encoded by the coding sequence ATGGACACGACGAGCACACAGACACCGGCTCCCGTGATTACGCTGACCGACGCTGCCCTGAAAGAAGTCAAACGTCTGATCAACGTTCAAGGGCTTACAGAAGGTGGGCTCCGTCTCGGCGTAAAGGGAGGCGGCTGTTCGGGTCTGAGCTATACCATCAATTTTGATGAGAAGATCGGCCCGCACGACCAGGTGTTCGACTTCGACGGCGTGAAGGTCATTGTCGACGTCAAAAGCGCTATTTATCTCCAGGGCACCCAACTGGATTATCACAAAGATCTGATGGGCGGGAACTTCAAGTTCGTCAATCCGAACGCAAACAAGACGTGCGGCTGCGGAGAATCCTTTTCGGCCTAA
- the hscB gene encoding Fe-S protein assembly co-chaperone HscB — MCWHCQSEVAGEYFCERCVKVQPVSKETDYFTCLGFPRRLGIDPAQLEAKFYELSRAFHPDFYQNKSETEQAISLGNAATLNSAYRTLRDPIQRAEYLLDLEAGAVKEIRTTPPSDLFEEILELQDTLEAFRTTHRESDEGRDLRETLRSAQQTLEQRQQKIEDELHQLFREWDALQDRGESTGQARSERDRLLKRMRDVLSNRTYVNNIVNDLVATIG; from the coding sequence ATGTGTTGGCACTGCCAATCGGAGGTGGCGGGAGAATATTTTTGCGAGCGCTGCGTCAAAGTGCAGCCCGTGTCAAAAGAGACGGACTATTTCACGTGTCTCGGTTTTCCCCGGCGTCTCGGGATTGATCCGGCGCAATTGGAAGCGAAATTTTATGAACTCAGCCGGGCATTTCATCCCGACTTTTATCAGAACAAGAGTGAGACCGAGCAAGCCATTAGTCTCGGCAATGCCGCGACCCTCAACTCGGCCTATCGAACGCTCCGAGATCCGATTCAGCGAGCCGAATATCTGTTGGATCTTGAAGCCGGCGCCGTCAAAGAAATCCGGACGACTCCTCCGTCCGATCTTTTCGAAGAAATCCTCGAGCTGCAGGACACCCTGGAAGCGTTCCGCACGACTCATCGTGAGTCCGATGAAGGTCGGGATTTACGCGAGACGCTGCGCAGCGCGCAACAGACGCTGGAACAGCGGCAGCAGAAGATAGAGGACGAACTCCATCAGCTGTTTCGTGAGTGGGATGCCCTTCAAGACCGCGGCGAATCCACCGGTCAGGCGCGTTCAGAACGTGACCGCCTCCTCAAACGCATGCGAGACGTTCTCTCGAACCGAACCTATGTAAACAATATCGTCAACGATCTCGTCGCAACCATCGGATAA
- the dnaK gene encoding molecular chaperone DnaK, which yields MARIVGIDLGTTNSLVAYMKDGKPSVIPGRTGRTMVPSVVAMTDNGVIVGDPAKEHLTRNPERTVYSVKRFMGKGLEDVQSELKYFPYSLTEQGGVIRIKLGEKTYSPPQISAMVLKELKQRAESHLGESITKAVITVPAYFNDSQRQATKDAGMIAGLEVLRIINEPTAASLAYGLQEKTQGTIAVYDFGGGTFDISILKLKNGIFEVLATNGDTHLGGDDLDRRLMDHLAGEIRDTHGLDLGAYPDHLQALRLEAERAKIHLSDASRVSLSIELPQGKGRFTRELTREQLEAVTVDVVERTLAPCRTALKDAGLTAAGIDEVVLVGGSTRMPLVRERVEALFGKRPHCELNPDEVVALGAAVQADILSGSTTDMLLLDVTPLSLGIETMGGVMSSLIRRNTTIPASAKEMFTTYVDGQTGVDIHILQGERELVKDNRSLARFRLKVPPLPAGVPRIEVTFLIDANGILNVTAKDMRAGQSQSLDVKPSYGLSDHEVEKMIEESFVFAQEDVNARRLIEARLDAGALMTITEKSIGEGGQLIAAEEREAIRTALNNLASARDAADVRAIRTRMAELEQTAKALTVAMLNDSLARGLQGRNVSDVT from the coding sequence ATGGCACGGATTGTCGGCATTGATCTTGGCACCACTAATTCGCTTGTGGCCTACATGAAAGATGGAAAGCCCAGCGTCATTCCCGGTCGAACCGGGCGCACCATGGTTCCCTCCGTCGTGGCGATGACCGATAACGGGGTGATCGTCGGAGATCCTGCCAAGGAACATCTCACCCGAAATCCTGAACGAACCGTCTATTCCGTAAAACGCTTCATGGGGAAGGGACTGGAGGACGTACAGTCCGAATTGAAATATTTCCCGTATTCGCTCACAGAGCAAGGCGGAGTCATCCGAATCAAGCTCGGTGAAAAGACCTACTCTCCCCCTCAGATTTCCGCCATGGTGCTCAAAGAACTCAAACAGCGCGCCGAATCCCATTTGGGAGAGAGTATTACCAAAGCGGTCATCACCGTGCCGGCATATTTTAACGATAGCCAGCGCCAAGCGACGAAAGATGCGGGCATGATCGCGGGGCTCGAGGTGCTGCGGATCATCAACGAACCGACCGCCGCGTCCCTTGCGTACGGACTACAGGAGAAAACACAAGGCACCATCGCGGTCTACGATTTCGGCGGAGGCACGTTCGATATCTCGATCCTCAAGCTGAAGAACGGCATCTTCGAGGTTCTCGCCACAAACGGTGATACCCATTTAGGGGGCGACGATCTGGACCGCCGGCTAATGGATCACCTCGCAGGAGAAATCCGTGACACGCACGGCCTCGACCTTGGCGCATATCCAGACCACCTACAGGCACTTCGGCTCGAAGCGGAACGCGCGAAAATCCATTTATCGGATGCCTCGAGGGTCAGTCTCTCGATCGAGCTTCCACAGGGAAAAGGACGGTTCACGCGCGAGCTCACGCGCGAGCAGCTTGAAGCCGTGACGGTCGATGTCGTCGAACGCACTCTCGCCCCCTGTCGAACGGCGCTGAAGGATGCCGGACTGACGGCAGCCGGAATCGACGAGGTCGTCCTCGTCGGCGGGTCCACCCGTATGCCACTCGTGCGGGAACGCGTGGAAGCGTTGTTCGGCAAGAGACCCCATTGTGAGTTGAATCCGGATGAGGTCGTGGCTCTTGGAGCAGCCGTGCAGGCCGACATCCTGAGCGGCAGCACCACCGATATGCTGTTACTCGATGTCACCCCCCTTTCGTTAGGCATTGAAACGATGGGAGGCGTCATGAGCAGCCTCATCAGACGAAACACCACCATTCCGGCCAGCGCCAAAGAGATGTTCACCACGTATGTGGACGGGCAGACCGGGGTCGATATTCACATCCTCCAAGGCGAACGCGAACTGGTGAAGGATAATCGCAGCCTGGCCAGATTCCGACTCAAGGTCCCACCGCTTCCGGCCGGGGTTCCCAGGATCGAAGTAACGTTCCTGATCGATGCGAATGGGATTCTCAATGTCACCGCGAAAGACATGCGGGCGGGACAAAGCCAGTCCCTCGATGTCAAACCCTCGTACGGACTCTCGGACCACGAGGTCGAGAAGATGATCGAGGAATCATTCGTTTTCGCGCAGGAAGATGTGAATGCCCGCCGTTTGATCGAAGCACGACTGGACGCAGGAGCACTCATGACAATCACGGAAAAATCCATCGGTGAAGGCGGACAATTGATTGCGGCCGAAGAGCGGGAAGCCATCCGCACTGCACTGAACAATTTGGCATCGGCTCGAGACGCAGCTGATGTACGCGCCATCCGGACCCGCATGGCCGAACTGGAACAAACCGCCAAGGCATTGACCGTCGCTATGTTGAACGACTCCTTGGCGCGCGGCCTTCAAGGAAGAAACGTATCCGATGTCACCTAA
- the iscX gene encoding Fe-S cluster assembly protein IscX, giving the protein MNLTWKDSEDIAIQLVEAHPGVDPLTIRFTDMHAWIVALPDFKDDPKKSNEKILETIQMAWHEEYQDSQS; this is encoded by the coding sequence ATGAACCTGACGTGGAAGGATTCCGAAGATATCGCGATCCAGCTCGTCGAGGCCCATCCAGGCGTCGACCCTTTGACCATTCGATTTACGGACATGCATGCATGGATCGTGGCCTTGCCCGATTTCAAAGACGATCCTAAGAAGTCGAACGAAAAGATTCTCGAGACCATCCAAATGGCCTGGCACGAAGAATATCAGGATTCCCAATCCTGA
- a CDS encoding penicillin-binding protein 1A has protein sequence MPTLDRPVQLSDRPRQPPPRRRSWRWWQIILLVLFGLGLTGTVAVAGLLYHYAQELPELNQLQNYQPSLVTQVYSSDQQLIGQFFIERRILTPLADIPEHLRRAVIAVEDARFFEHPGLDYIGILRAAWTNLRRGGKVEGASTITQQLARSLFLSSERTFERKVRELVLAYKMELVSSKEQILETYLNQIYFGQGAYGVAAASQSYFGKDLSGLSVAEAAFLAGLPKSPNHYSPFKNYERAKKRQEHVLARMEDAGFLSAAEREKAVVEPLNFRRPGSEQIAPYFVEYVRQLLIAKYGEAMVYKGGLKVMTTLNLEMQRAAEMAFSEGLRELDKRQGWRGPIRTVDLVAMSPPTAVAATEQPLKVGDIREGVVTKVVKDAYLVQVGATTTRMLLDDMAWAKKRLTGPDLIKDAVVNANLKQVLKAGDVIEVRVKKIDKDSVLVQMEQTPLIEGGLVALEPGKGAIRAMVGGYDFTRSEYNRAVQAHRQPGSAFKPLIYAAALDQGMSPASVILDAPVVYEQQEEDKTWKPENYGKRFHGMVSLRDALAQSHNLATVRLLDKVGVKYVIDFSKQVGITSPLAADLSLGLGSSSVGLMELTTAYGVFLNQGSRTEPYGVFFVKDNNDRVVELAEPETHEVISKETAYLITNMMEDVVQKGTGQAAKVLGRPVAGKTGTTNDFINAWFIGGTPNLVSGVFVGFDDRRSLGETESGAHAALPIWINFMKEALKQMPVVPFSIPEGITFVKVDPSTGLLNNEQEDQPGSVEIFTKGSEPTQAAQRRLDPTDFYKLDQMGDGPAPEGSR, from the coding sequence ATGCCAACGCTTGACCGTCCAGTTCAACTCTCCGATAGGCCGCGTCAGCCACCCCCCCGCCGGCGGTCGTGGCGCTGGTGGCAGATCATTCTCCTGGTGCTATTTGGGCTTGGTCTCACGGGCACTGTGGCAGTGGCCGGCCTGCTCTATCACTACGCGCAGGAACTTCCCGAGCTGAATCAACTGCAGAACTACCAGCCCAGTTTGGTAACGCAGGTGTATTCCAGCGATCAACAACTTATCGGGCAATTTTTCATCGAACGACGGATTCTGACCCCCCTGGCCGACATTCCTGAACATCTCAGACGTGCGGTCATCGCCGTGGAAGATGCGCGATTCTTCGAGCATCCAGGACTGGATTACATCGGCATTCTTCGAGCGGCCTGGACCAACCTGCGTCGTGGTGGAAAAGTCGAAGGAGCCAGTACCATCACGCAGCAACTCGCCCGTTCGCTATTCTTGTCCTCCGAGCGGACGTTCGAGCGCAAGGTCCGCGAACTCGTGCTGGCCTATAAGATGGAATTGGTCTCGTCCAAGGAACAGATTCTGGAAACCTATCTCAATCAGATCTATTTCGGGCAGGGCGCCTATGGCGTCGCGGCAGCCTCGCAATCTTATTTCGGAAAAGACCTCTCGGGTCTGTCGGTTGCCGAAGCGGCGTTCCTGGCCGGGCTGCCAAAATCGCCCAATCATTATTCGCCCTTCAAGAATTACGAGCGCGCCAAGAAACGCCAGGAACACGTACTGGCGAGGATGGAGGACGCCGGATTTCTTTCCGCGGCCGAACGTGAGAAGGCCGTGGTCGAGCCGCTGAACTTCCGTCGTCCAGGAAGCGAGCAGATTGCGCCCTATTTCGTCGAGTATGTCAGGCAGCTGCTCATCGCGAAATACGGCGAAGCGATGGTGTACAAGGGCGGCTTGAAGGTCATGACGACATTGAATCTCGAGATGCAGCGGGCGGCGGAGATGGCTTTTTCCGAGGGGCTTCGAGAGCTGGATAAACGACAGGGGTGGCGGGGCCCTATCCGCACCGTCGACTTGGTCGCCATGTCGCCACCGACGGCCGTTGCCGCGACGGAGCAGCCGCTCAAGGTAGGCGATATCCGCGAAGGCGTGGTCACCAAGGTTGTCAAGGATGCCTATCTCGTGCAGGTCGGTGCGACGACGACCAGAATGCTGCTCGACGACATGGCATGGGCGAAGAAGCGCCTCACCGGACCAGACCTGATCAAGGATGCCGTGGTGAATGCCAACTTGAAACAGGTGCTCAAAGCCGGGGATGTGATCGAAGTGCGGGTCAAGAAGATCGACAAGGACAGTGTGCTTGTCCAGATGGAGCAGACGCCGCTCATTGAAGGCGGGTTGGTCGCACTAGAGCCGGGGAAGGGCGCGATCCGCGCTATGGTGGGCGGCTACGACTTCACTCGTAGTGAGTATAACCGGGCGGTTCAGGCCCATCGTCAGCCGGGGTCGGCGTTCAAACCGCTTATTTATGCCGCAGCTCTCGACCAGGGTATGAGCCCGGCATCAGTCATTCTGGATGCACCGGTTGTCTACGAGCAACAGGAAGAGGACAAGACGTGGAAGCCCGAAAATTACGGGAAGCGATTTCACGGCATGGTCAGCCTGCGCGATGCGCTGGCTCAATCGCATAATCTTGCAACGGTCCGCCTGCTCGACAAAGTGGGCGTTAAGTACGTCATTGATTTTTCAAAGCAGGTGGGCATTACGAGTCCCCTGGCCGCGGATCTGTCGCTGGGGCTGGGGTCCTCCTCCGTCGGCCTGATGGAACTCACGACCGCCTACGGGGTGTTTCTCAATCAGGGAAGCCGCACCGAGCCGTATGGGGTGTTCTTCGTGAAGGACAACAACGACAGGGTGGTGGAATTGGCCGAGCCGGAAACGCATGAGGTAATATCGAAAGAAACCGCGTATTTGATCACGAACATGATGGAGGATGTCGTTCAGAAGGGCACAGGGCAGGCCGCAAAAGTCCTCGGCCGTCCGGTTGCAGGAAAAACGGGGACCACGAACGATTTTATCAATGCATGGTTTATCGGTGGAACACCCAATCTGGTTTCAGGTGTGTTTGTCGGGTTCGATGACCGTCGTTCCTTGGGCGAAACCGAGTCCGGCGCTCACGCGGCTCTGCCGATCTGGATCAACTTCATGAAGGAGGCGCTCAAGCAAATGCCGGTGGTTCCATTTTCGATTCCCGAAGGCATTACCTTCGTGAAGGTGGACCCCTCGACCGGACTGCTGAACAATGAGCAGGAGGACCAACCTGGCAGCGTGGAAATCTTCACCAAGGGAAGCGAGCCCACGCAGGCTGCCCAGCGGAGACTGGACCCCACGGACTTCTACAAGCTAGATCAAATGGGTGATGGGCCTGCGCCGGAGGGATCCCGATAG
- the typA gene encoding translational GTPase TypA, whose amino-acid sequence MSQLRVPHDRRSDIRNIAIIAHVDHGKTTLVDALLRQTRVHRKIEDMGERIMDSMDQERERGITIRAKNASVTYNGVKINIVDTPGHADFGGEVERTLRMVDGVLILVDAKEGPMPQTTFVLRKALALGHKAIVVINKIDRPDAVIDDVVNRTFDLFVHLGATDDQLDFPIVYTSAIKGIATLDVNKPGTDITPLLDTVLEKIPAPAINAKAPLQILVLALTHDSYKGKMGVGKIQSGSIARRQNVLVLGKESARNPGKVSDLAVYAGLERIDIEQAEAGEIVAVAGLDEVSIGDTIADAEQPLALPRVTIDEPTVQMTFSVNNSPFAGREGKFLTSRHLRERLFKELETNVSLRVQETDSPDRFLVAGRGELHLGVLIEQMRREGYELQISQPEVILHQDGGRVTEPYEELTIQVPETYQGAVIEEIGKRRGEMRHMRLVHSDAGPSEMHLEYHIPTRGIMGLKNILLAKTRGTMIMHHVFKAYEAANEEDLLVTPHGSLCAYEDGNSTAYALFMTQERGELFIGPGVAVYRGMVVGENSRDEDLDVNVCKEKHLSNMRASGSDEALVLTPPREMSLEFAMEYIGQDELVEVTPQSLRIRKRLLNPEDRRKARKAGK is encoded by the coding sequence ATGTCACAACTTCGCGTGCCTCACGATCGCCGCAGCGACATTCGCAACATCGCGATTATTGCCCACGTCGACCATGGGAAAACGACGCTCGTCGACGCTCTGCTCCGCCAGACTCGCGTGCATCGCAAGATCGAAGATATGGGCGAACGGATTATGGATTCAATGGATCAGGAACGGGAACGCGGCATCACCATCCGCGCCAAGAACGCCAGCGTCACGTATAACGGAGTCAAGATCAACATCGTGGACACTCCCGGCCATGCTGATTTCGGCGGGGAAGTGGAACGGACGCTCCGCATGGTGGATGGAGTTCTGATCCTGGTCGATGCGAAAGAAGGCCCGATGCCGCAGACGACATTCGTGCTGCGGAAAGCCTTGGCGCTGGGCCACAAAGCCATCGTCGTCATCAACAAGATCGATCGCCCCGACGCCGTGATCGACGATGTCGTCAACCGCACGTTCGATTTGTTTGTGCATCTCGGCGCAACGGACGACCAGCTGGATTTCCCCATCGTCTACACGTCAGCGATCAAAGGCATCGCCACGCTCGATGTCAACAAGCCCGGAACCGACATCACGCCGCTTCTGGACACGGTGCTGGAGAAAATTCCAGCCCCGGCCATTAACGCCAAGGCGCCGCTCCAGATCCTGGTGCTGGCACTGACGCATGATTCCTATAAAGGCAAAATGGGTGTGGGAAAGATCCAGTCGGGGTCGATCGCCCGCCGTCAGAACGTGCTGGTGCTGGGCAAAGAGAGCGCGCGGAATCCCGGAAAGGTCTCCGATCTGGCCGTCTATGCCGGATTGGAACGAATTGACATCGAACAGGCGGAAGCGGGCGAAATCGTGGCGGTAGCCGGACTCGACGAAGTGAGCATCGGAGATACCATCGCCGACGCGGAGCAGCCGCTCGCACTTCCTCGCGTCACGATCGACGAGCCGACCGTGCAGATGACATTCTCGGTCAACAACAGTCCCTTCGCCGGGCGGGAAGGCAAATTTCTCACGTCCCGCCATCTCCGCGAGCGATTGTTCAAGGAACTCGAAACGAACGTGTCATTGCGCGTACAGGAAACCGACAGTCCGGACCGCTTCCTGGTGGCCGGACGCGGAGAGCTTCATCTAGGCGTGTTAATCGAACAGATGCGGCGAGAGGGCTACGAACTTCAGATTTCGCAACCAGAGGTCATTCTTCACCAGGATGGCGGCCGGGTGACCGAACCGTATGAAGAACTGACGATTCAGGTGCCGGAAACATATCAGGGAGCCGTCATCGAAGAAATCGGCAAGCGCCGCGGTGAAATGCGCCACATGCGCCTGGTCCATTCCGACGCCGGTCCCAGCGAGATGCACCTTGAATATCATATCCCGACTCGCGGCATCATGGGTTTGAAAAATATCCTGCTCGCCAAGACCCGCGGCACCATGATCATGCACCATGTGTTCAAGGCCTACGAGGCAGCCAACGAAGAGGACCTCCTCGTGACGCCTCACGGTTCATTGTGCGCATATGAAGACGGCAACAGCACGGCCTACGCCCTCTTCATGACGCAGGAACGCGGAGAGTTATTCATCGGCCCGGGTGTCGCGGTCTACCGAGGCATGGTCGTGGGCGAGAACAGCCGTGACGAAGATCTGGACGTCAATGTTTGCAAGGAAAAACACCTGTCGAACATGCGCGCGTCCGGGTCGGACGAAGCCTTGGTTCTCACCCCTCCCCGCGAGATGTCGTTGGAATTCGCCATGGAATATATCGGCCAGGATGAACTGGTCGAAGTGACCCCGCAAAGTCTCCGAATTCGGAAACGACTGTTGAATCCGGAAGACCGGCGTAAAGCTCGCAAGGCAGGCAAATGA